One window of Marinobacterium aestuarii genomic DNA carries:
- a CDS encoding pseudouridine synthase, which produces MSELKILFEDEYLVAIDKPSGLLVHPSWIAPAYTPNAVALLRDYLQDTVYTIHRLDRATSGVILFAKQKQAAHDMNLAFAERQVRKTYLCVTRGYTPEEGLIDYALKPIFDKKADPFADPDKPAKEAQSEFRRLGTIELPFAVSRYPSARYSLVEVKPHTGRKHQIRRHLKHIFHPLVGDTAHGDGKHNRLFREKFDLHRLLLMATELEFTHPVSGELIHLQCPVDAACDRLFQRFGWDGLYLS; this is translated from the coding sequence ATGTCCGAGCTGAAGATCCTGTTTGAGGACGAATACCTCGTCGCTATAGACAAGCCTTCGGGTCTGTTGGTTCACCCCAGCTGGATTGCGCCTGCCTATACCCCCAATGCTGTTGCCCTGTTGCGTGATTACCTGCAGGACACTGTCTATACCATCCATCGTCTGGATCGTGCCACTTCGGGCGTCATTTTGTTTGCCAAGCAGAAGCAGGCTGCCCATGACATGAATCTGGCCTTTGCCGAGCGCCAGGTACGCAAAACTTACTTGTGCGTTACCCGTGGCTATACGCCGGAAGAGGGTTTGATTGATTATGCTCTCAAGCCTATTTTCGACAAAAAAGCCGATCCTTTTGCGGATCCGGACAAGCCTGCCAAAGAGGCGCAGAGCGAATTTCGCCGTCTGGGTACCATTGAGCTGCCGTTTGCGGTGAGTCGTTATCCCAGTGCGCGCTACTCCCTGGTGGAGGTGAAACCACACACCGGGCGCAAGCATCAGATACGACGCCACTTGAAGCATATTTTCCATCCGCTGGTCGGAGATACCGCCCATGGTGATGGCAAGCACAATCGCCTGTTTCGCGAAAAATTCGATCTGCACCGTTTGCTGCTGATGGCGACTGAGCTTGAGTTTACCCACCCGGTCAGTGGTGAGCTTATTCATTTGCAGTGCCCCGTGGATGCTGCCTGTGATCGATTATTCCAGCGCTTTGGCTGGGATGGTCTTTACCTGAGCTGA
- a CDS encoding ABC transporter permease: MSREPLEHYVSPAPFNPYTALELTPEQERYYMASQWRLVWWKLKRHRLAVISGSFLALMYLIVIFAEAVAPYQLEARHVDYLFAPPQEVHLFDEGEFRGPFVYGIDVTLDMERLQWVYEEDRSQVNPIRFFCVGNDYPGAGYEFWGLFDGSFHLVCPSPDAPMFLLGTDRMGRDMLSRIVYGARISLTLGLIGITISFFLGITIGGVAGYYGGVVDNIVQRTIEVIRSFPMLPLLMALSAILPVTWPPTLIFLGITVLLALLDWPGLARAVRSKLLALREEDFCVAAQLMGAKPGRVIMKHLMPSFLSHLIASATLSIPTMILGETALSFLGLGLRPPVTSWGVLLNEAQNINYVVLYPWLLYPVIPVIMVVLAFQFLGDGLLDAADPYKH; this comes from the coding sequence ATGAGCCGCGAACCGCTGGAGCATTACGTTAGCCCCGCACCTTTTAATCCCTATACTGCGCTGGAACTGACGCCGGAGCAGGAACGCTACTACATGGCGTCGCAGTGGCGCCTGGTGTGGTGGAAACTCAAGCGCCATCGCCTGGCGGTGATCAGCGGCAGCTTCCTGGCGCTGATGTACTTGATCGTGATCTTTGCCGAAGCCGTAGCGCCTTATCAGCTTGAGGCGCGCCACGTCGATTATCTGTTCGCACCGCCGCAGGAAGTACACCTTTTCGACGAGGGCGAGTTTCGCGGGCCCTTTGTCTACGGCATAGACGTAACCCTGGATATGGAGCGCCTGCAGTGGGTCTATGAGGAAGACCGCAGCCAGGTGAATCCGATTCGCTTTTTCTGCGTCGGCAATGACTATCCGGGCGCCGGTTACGAATTTTGGGGGTTGTTTGACGGTAGCTTTCATCTGGTGTGTCCGTCGCCGGACGCCCCCATGTTCCTGCTGGGCACGGATCGCATGGGGCGGGACATGCTGTCGCGCATTGTCTATGGCGCGCGAATCTCCCTGACACTGGGGCTGATCGGCATCACCATCAGCTTTTTCCTGGGTATCACCATTGGCGGTGTGGCGGGCTACTATGGCGGGGTCGTGGACAACATCGTCCAGCGTACCATTGAGGTGATCCGTTCCTTCCCGATGCTGCCGCTGTTGATGGCGCTGTCAGCGATACTGCCGGTCACCTGGCCGCCAACGCTCATATTCCTTGGCATTACGGTCTTGCTGGCGTTGCTCGACTGGCCGGGCCTTGCACGAGCCGTGCGCTCCAAGCTGCTGGCGCTGCGAGAAGAGGACTTCTGTGTGGCGGCACAGCTGATGGGGGCCAAGCCCGGGCGAGTCATCATGAAACATCTGATGCCCAGCTTTCTGAGTCATCTGATCGCCTCGGCCACGCTCTCCATTCCCACCATGATTCTGGGCGAAACAGCACTGAGCTTTCTGGGGCTAGGATTGCGTCCGCCGGTGACCAGTTGGGGCGTGCTGCTGAACGAGGCGCAGAACATCAATTACGTGGTGCTCTATCCCTGGCTGCTGTACCCGGTCATCCCGGTGATTATGGTGGTGCTGGCGTTCCAGTTCCTGGGGGATGGTCTGCTGGACGCCGCCGACCCCTACAAGCACTGA
- the tusD gene encoding sulfurtransferase complex subunit TusD, with translation MIFSLLVYAAPHSHQGAESAYRFAVACLAQGHSLHRVFFYGDGIHGASALAAPPQDEPNLSARWQALAQTHDLDLVVCIAAAVRRGLLDANEARRYEKPGHNLHQGFELSGLGQLAEAAIVSDRLITFGA, from the coding sequence ATGATCTTTTCATTACTGGTTTATGCTGCGCCCCACAGCCATCAGGGCGCAGAAAGTGCCTATCGCTTTGCTGTTGCCTGCCTTGCCCAGGGACACAGCCTTCATCGCGTGTTCTTTTATGGCGATGGCATTCATGGCGCCTCAGCCCTGGCGGCACCACCACAGGACGAACCCAACCTATCCGCTCGCTGGCAGGCACTGGCGCAGACCCATGATCTGGACCTGGTGGTCTGCATTGCCGCCGCTGTGCGTCGCGGCCTGCTGGATGCCAATGAAGCCCGCCGCTACGAAAAGCCCGGCCACAACCTGCATCAAGGCTTTGAGCTTTCGGGCCTTGGCCAGCTGGCCGAAGCCGCCATAGTGTCCGATCGACTGATCACTTTCGGAGCCTGA
- a CDS encoding NAD(P)-dependent oxidoreductase, with translation MKLAFLGLGTMGYPMAGHLQKADHDVCVYNRTRAKAQQWVEEYGGTLADTPAQAAAGADIVFSCVGNDADLRQVVVGEQGAFCGMKAGALLVDHTTASADVARELDLAAQAQGFHFIDAPVSGGQAGAQNGQLSIMCGGAADAFAQVEAVMAAYGKSIRLLGAAGSGQLAKMVNQICVAGAVQGLAEAVHFAKRSGLDGRAVFDVIRHGAAGSWQMDNRHEAMLDGEFDFGFAVDWMRKDLGITLDEARNNGARLPLTALLDQFYGDVQAMGGGRWDTCSLVKRLEQD, from the coding sequence ATGAAACTGGCATTTCTGGGATTGGGTACCATGGGGTACCCCATGGCAGGCCATCTGCAAAAAGCTGACCACGACGTCTGTGTGTATAACCGCACCCGGGCCAAGGCGCAGCAGTGGGTCGAAGAGTACGGTGGCACCCTGGCCGATACCCCGGCCCAGGCCGCGGCCGGTGCCGATATCGTTTTTAGCTGTGTGGGCAATGATGCTGACCTGCGCCAGGTGGTTGTGGGGGAGCAGGGCGCGTTTTGCGGCATGAAAGCCGGCGCCTTGCTGGTGGATCACACCACGGCATCGGCGGATGTTGCCCGTGAACTGGATCTGGCGGCGCAGGCACAGGGTTTTCACTTTATTGATGCGCCCGTGTCCGGCGGTCAGGCCGGAGCCCAGAATGGCCAGCTCAGCATCATGTGCGGTGGGGCTGCTGATGCCTTCGCCCAGGTGGAGGCGGTGATGGCGGCCTATGGCAAGTCGATTCGCCTGCTCGGTGCTGCCGGTAGCGGACAGCTGGCCAAGATGGTCAATCAGATCTGCGTTGCAGGTGCCGTGCAGGGACTGGCGGAGGCGGTGCACTTTGCCAAGCGCTCGGGGCTGGACGGGCGTGCGGTGTTTGACGTCATTCGTCATGGCGCCGCGGGATCCTGGCAGATGGATAACCGCCATGAAGCCATGCTCGACGGCGAGTTCGACTTTGGCTTTGCGGTCGACTGGATGCGCAAGGATCTGGGCATTACCCTCGACGAGGCGCGCAACAACGGCGCCCGCTTGCCGTTAACCGCCTTGCTGGATCAGTTTTACGGCGATGTTCAGGCGATGGGGGGCGGGCGCTGGGACACCTGTAGCCTGGTGAAACGTCTGGAGCAGGATTAA
- a CDS encoding Bax inhibitor-1/YccA family protein yields the protein MRNVRTINNDAYSSSALATNKVLRNTYFLLGITLAWSAIIAGVAAAMALPRPGLIITLVGFYGLLYLTEKNRNSSLGLLFVFLLTGFMGYTLGPIINMVMARGGSEIVMMALGGTALTFFTTSAYALTTKRDLSFLGGMMLAGFVVLIVAVIANIFLQMPALALAISAMFILFSAGAILLTTQSIVRGGETNYISATVTLYVSIYNIFLSLLHILGVTSSD from the coding sequence ATGCGTAACGTTCGTACCATCAATAACGATGCATACAGCTCATCCGCCCTGGCGACCAACAAGGTTTTGCGTAATACCTACTTTCTGCTGGGTATTACACTGGCATGGTCTGCCATTATCGCGGGTGTTGCTGCAGCCATGGCCCTGCCCCGTCCGGGCCTGATCATCACACTGGTGGGCTTCTACGGCCTGCTGTACCTGACCGAAAAGAACCGCAACAGCTCCCTGGGACTGCTGTTCGTATTCCTGTTGACGGGCTTCATGGGCTATACGCTGGGTCCGATCATCAACATGGTCATGGCCCGCGGTGGCTCTGAAATCGTCATGATGGCCCTGGGCGGCACCGCCCTGACCTTCTTCACTACCTCGGCCTACGCCCTCACCACCAAGCGGGACCTGTCCTTCCTTGGCGGCATGATGCTGGCAGGCTTTGTGGTGCTGATCGTCGCCGTCATCGCCAACATTTTCCTGCAGATGCCGGCACTGGCACTGGCCATTAGCGCCATGTTCATTCTGTTCTCGGCCGGCGCCATACTGCTGACCACACAGTCGATCGTGCGCGGTGGCGAAACCAACTACATCTCCGCAACGGTTACGCTCTACGTATCCATCTACAACATTTTTCTCAGCCTGCTGCACATCCTGGGCGTCACCAGCAGCGATTGA
- the mtnN gene encoding 5'-methylthioadenosine/S-adenosylhomocysteine nucleosidase, which translates to MSTRLADILKQKDGLRIGIIGAMDQEVELLKSALQQIEEHQYAGYSFFTGQMHGQSVVLLKSGIGKVNAAVSTALLLQVFTPDCVINTGSAGGFDAQLEVGDIVISSEVRHHDVDVTVFGYEPGQVPGLPAAFEPDLLLAQIAEQCIGQMQGMKTVRGLIATGDSFMNCPKRVAKTRALFPTMKAVEMEAAAIAQTCHCFDVPFIVIRALSDIAGKESNLSFDQFLETAATHSAQMVMAIVKNLSAHAGPRA; encoded by the coding sequence ATGAGCACGCGGCTGGCTGACATACTCAAGCAAAAGGATGGATTACGCATCGGTATTATTGGTGCCATGGATCAGGAGGTAGAGCTGCTGAAATCGGCTTTGCAGCAGATCGAAGAGCACCAGTACGCGGGCTATTCGTTCTTCACAGGTCAGATGCACGGGCAATCCGTTGTGCTGCTCAAATCAGGCATCGGCAAGGTCAATGCTGCGGTGAGCACGGCGCTGCTGCTGCAGGTGTTTACGCCAGACTGTGTGATTAATACGGGTTCTGCCGGCGGTTTTGATGCTCAGCTCGAGGTCGGTGATATCGTCATATCGTCCGAGGTACGCCACCACGATGTCGATGTGACGGTATTTGGCTATGAGCCCGGCCAGGTGCCAGGTTTGCCCGCTGCGTTCGAGCCCGATCTGCTGCTGGCGCAGATTGCCGAGCAGTGCATCGGTCAGATGCAGGGCATGAAGACCGTACGCGGCCTGATCGCAACCGGTGACAGCTTCATGAACTGCCCCAAGCGGGTGGCCAAAACCCGGGCGCTGTTTCCGACGATGAAAGCGGTTGAGATGGAAGCTGCGGCCATCGCCCAGACCTGCCACTGCTTCGATGTTCCTTTTATCGTTATTCGGGCGCTGTCTGATATTGCTGGCAAGGAATCCAATCTGTCGTTTGATCAGTTCCTTGAAACAGCCGCCACCCATTCGGCGCAAATGGTAATGGCCATCGTCAAGAACCTTTCGGCTCACGCAGGACCCAGGGCCTAG
- a CDS encoding ABC transporter substrate-binding protein, translating into MKFFDWCCGLALLSLLGGSLGVMAADYSQAPSLDARVASGELPAVEARLPQVPLKMDFAANGQQLGQYGGTLSMLMGKEKDTRRMTVYGYARLVRYDENLNLVPDIVESVDVEQDRVFTFHLRPGHRWSDGAPFTSDDFRYWWQDVANNDQLYPVGPPAELMINGKFPEVSFPDAVTVRYAWKDPNPEFLAHLASATPLYLYAPAHYLKQFHIKYTEAYKLAERVLDEGKRDWAALHTALGRLYRADNPDLPVLQPWHQTTASPSSRYLFERNPFFHRVDPEGRQLPYIDTVIMGITESKLISAKAATGETDLQAQYLRFNDFTLLKRNEKDYKYRVTLWPIAKGAHQALYPNLNHNDPVWRALFRDVRFRRAISMGIDRHEINQVIYYGMAVEGQNTLLERSPLYKPEYRTSWTQFDIKQANQLLDDIGLTEKDIGGTRKLPDGRLLEIIVETFDGTSEQADVLQLIADKWRQLGIKLHIKPSNLDNVRRRVYAGETLMTISSGLENGIATAANSPQELAPVQQDYYQWPKFGQFRETHGVAGLAPDFPEAQQLMSLLDDWYRADSTEQRRDIWQQMLQINADNLFSIGILAGVMQPVTINSRLHNVPDKGIWNWDPGAHFGLYSPDTFWFEQGAAH; encoded by the coding sequence ATGAAATTTTTTGACTGGTGTTGTGGTCTGGCTCTGCTATCGCTGCTGGGGGGTAGCCTAGGCGTCATGGCGGCCGACTATTCCCAGGCGCCCTCGCTGGATGCACGAGTGGCCAGCGGTGAGTTGCCGGCGGTTGAGGCACGTTTGCCCCAGGTGCCATTGAAAATGGACTTTGCCGCCAACGGTCAGCAGCTGGGCCAGTATGGCGGCACGCTGTCGATGCTTATGGGCAAGGAAAAGGACACCCGCCGCATGACCGTGTATGGCTATGCGCGTCTGGTGCGTTATGACGAAAATCTGAATCTGGTGCCGGATATCGTTGAGTCCGTGGATGTTGAGCAGGATCGCGTATTCACCTTTCATCTGCGGCCGGGCCACCGCTGGTCTGATGGCGCTCCCTTTACCTCGGACGACTTCCGGTATTGGTGGCAGGATGTTGCCAACAACGATCAGCTCTACCCGGTGGGGCCGCCGGCCGAGTTGATGATCAACGGCAAGTTCCCCGAGGTCAGCTTTCCGGATGCCGTTACGGTGCGCTATGCCTGGAAGGATCCCAATCCGGAGTTTCTGGCCCATCTGGCATCCGCCACACCGCTGTACCTCTATGCGCCGGCGCACTACCTGAAGCAGTTTCACATCAAGTACACCGAAGCCTACAAGCTTGCCGAGCGGGTGCTGGACGAAGGCAAGCGTGACTGGGCCGCGCTTCACACGGCCCTGGGCAGGCTCTACCGGGCCGATAACCCCGATCTGCCAGTACTGCAGCCCTGGCATCAGACCACGGCGAGCCCCAGCAGTCGCTATCTGTTTGAGCGCAATCCCTTCTTTCACCGCGTGGACCCGGAAGGTCGACAGCTGCCCTACATTGATACCGTCATAATGGGGATTACCGAATCCAAGCTGATATCGGCCAAGGCCGCCACCGGGGAGACCGATCTGCAGGCGCAGTATCTGCGCTTCAACGATTTCACGCTGCTAAAACGCAATGAAAAGGACTACAAATACCGGGTCACGCTCTGGCCTATTGCCAAGGGCGCGCATCAGGCGCTCTATCCCAACCTGAACCACAACGATCCCGTCTGGCGTGCGCTGTTTCGCGATGTGCGTTTTCGCCGCGCGATATCCATGGGTATAGACCGGCATGAAATCAATCAGGTGATCTATTACGGCATGGCGGTTGAAGGGCAGAACACGCTGCTGGAGCGCTCGCCGCTGTACAAACCGGAATACCGTACCAGCTGGACTCAGTTCGATATCAAGCAGGCCAACCAATTGCTGGATGACATCGGCCTGACCGAGAAAGACATTGGCGGCACGCGCAAGCTGCCGGATGGACGTCTGCTTGAGATCATTGTGGAGACTTTTGATGGCACCAGTGAGCAGGCCGACGTGCTGCAGCTGATTGCCGACAAGTGGCGCCAGCTCGGCATCAAGCTGCATATCAAACCTTCCAACCTCGACAACGTGCGCCGCCGTGTCTATGCCGGTGAAACCCTGATGACAATTTCATCCGGGCTTGAAAACGGTATCGCCACGGCGGCCAACTCGCCCCAGGAGCTGGCGCCGGTGCAGCAGGATTACTACCAGTGGCCCAAGTTTGGCCAGTTCAGGGAAACCCATGGCGTGGCGGGGCTTGCACCTGATTTTCCTGAAGCCCAGCAGTTGATGAGTCTGCTGGATGACTGGTACCGGGCGGATTCTACCGAGCAGCGCCGTGACATCTGGCAGCAGATGCTGCAGATCAATGCCGACAACCTGTTCAGTATCGGTATTCTGGCGGGGGTCATGCAGCCTGTTACCATTAACAGTCGTCTGCACAATGTGCCGGACAAGGGTATCTGGAACTGGGATCCCGGTGCTCACTTCGGTCTCTATTCACCTGATACTTTCTGGTTCGAACAGGGTGCGGCGCACTGA
- a CDS encoding ABC transporter ATP-binding protein, giving the protein MSDLLTVKDLRVSFRLPEGVIEAVKGVSFSIAPGASVALVGESGSGKSVISQAIMGLLPKAGVIDSGEILFRDPETGQTVDIAALHRDSAQMRAIRGGSISIIFPEPSTSLSALHTIGDQISEALRLHRSVGNAEALELTRDILHLAGFADARRALKTYPFELSGGLRQRAMIAMALVCHPALLIADEPTTALDVTIQAQILKQIRDLQQELKMALLLITHDLGVVANMAEEVVVVYHGELMEAGTLDHIFRQPSHPYLQALLKAVPRFGMRPDERLVPIREIRPNTDNLHTPKHPLPATADLDKPILSVRNIRKQFRIRSASAGSESTILAVDNVSFDIKRGECLGLVGESGCGKTTLSKILMRALDPDQGSVSFYDGHRDLDLSSLKGKALLDFRQRMQFVFQDPFSSLNPRMTILDIITEPLIIHGIGTHQERQSLARELMELVGLDVRYLQRYPHSFSGGQRQRIGIARALALSPDLVICDEPVSALDVSVQAQILNLLKDLQAQLGLTYLFVSHNLAVVDYIADRIAVMCRGQLVEIAPKAQLFSRPLHPYTQTLLSAVPDPNPDHLLDFERLMLDRASCPEDWPMPFTHHPDAPASLIEFEKGHFVRVVAGTRPEELVA; this is encoded by the coding sequence TTGAGTGATTTATTGACGGTAAAGGATCTTCGTGTCTCATTCCGCCTGCCGGAAGGTGTGATCGAAGCGGTCAAGGGAGTGTCATTCAGCATTGCGCCTGGTGCATCCGTGGCGCTGGTCGGCGAGTCGGGGTCGGGCAAGTCGGTGATCAGCCAGGCAATCATGGGGCTGTTGCCCAAGGCTGGCGTCATCGATTCTGGCGAAATTCTGTTTCGCGATCCGGAAACCGGCCAAACGGTCGATATCGCAGCCTTGCACCGAGACAGTGCCCAGATGCGGGCGATTCGCGGTGGTTCCATTTCCATTATTTTTCCTGAACCCAGTACATCCTTGTCGGCGCTGCACACCATTGGCGATCAGATCAGTGAAGCCCTGCGGCTGCACCGCAGTGTCGGCAATGCCGAAGCACTTGAGCTGACCCGGGACATTCTGCACCTGGCTGGCTTTGCCGATGCCCGTCGTGCCCTCAAAACCTATCCGTTCGAATTGTCAGGTGGTCTGCGCCAGCGCGCCATGATCGCCATGGCGCTGGTGTGTCATCCGGCATTGCTGATTGCCGATGAGCCGACCACTGCACTGGATGTCACCATTCAGGCACAGATTCTCAAACAGATCCGTGATCTGCAGCAGGAGCTCAAGATGGCACTGCTGCTGATCACCCATGATCTGGGCGTGGTTGCCAATATGGCCGAGGAGGTCGTGGTGGTGTATCACGGCGAGCTGATGGAGGCCGGTACCCTGGATCATATATTCCGCCAACCGTCGCATCCGTACCTGCAGGCGCTGCTCAAGGCGGTGCCGCGCTTTGGCATGCGTCCGGACGAGCGTCTGGTGCCGATTCGTGAAATCCGCCCCAATACTGACAATCTGCACACCCCCAAACATCCGTTACCTGCCACCGCGGACCTGGACAAGCCCATTCTGAGCGTGCGCAATATTCGCAAGCAGTTCCGCATTCGCTCGGCCTCCGCCGGGTCCGAGTCCACTATCCTGGCGGTGGATAATGTCAGCTTTGATATTAAGCGTGGCGAGTGTCTCGGGCTGGTGGGGGAGAGCGGCTGTGGCAAGACAACGCTGAGCAAGATTCTGATGCGGGCGCTGGATCCGGACCAGGGCAGTGTCAGTTTCTACGACGGGCATCGGGATCTGGACCTGTCATCCCTCAAGGGGAAGGCACTGCTGGATTTTCGCCAGCGCATGCAGTTCGTGTTTCAGGACCCGTTCTCGTCGCTCAATCCGCGCATGACGATTCTCGACATTATTACCGAGCCCCTGATTATCCACGGCATTGGTACCCACCAGGAACGCCAGTCACTGGCGCGGGAGCTGATGGAGCTGGTTGGGCTGGATGTGCGCTACCTGCAGCGCTACCCCCACAGCTTTTCCGGTGGGCAGCGTCAGCGTATCGGTATCGCCCGCGCCCTGGCGCTGAGTCCCGACCTGGTAATCTGTGATGAGCCCGTTTCGGCGCTGGATGTCTCGGTGCAGGCGCAGATATTGAATCTGCTTAAGGATCTGCAGGCGCAGCTCGGCCTGACCTACCTCTTTGTCAGCCATAACCTCGCAGTAGTGGACTATATTGCAGATCGCATTGCGGTAATGTGCCGCGGGCAGCTGGTGGAAATTGCCCCCAAGGCACAGCTATTTAGTCGCCCGCTGCATCCTTATACCCAAACCCTGCTCAGCGCGGTGCCTGATCCCAATCCGGATCACCTGCTAGACTTCGAGCGACTGATGCTTGACCGTGCATCCTGTCCGGAAGACTGGCCCATGCCGTTCACACATCATCCGGATGCCCCTGCATCCCTGATTGAATTTGAAAAAGGCCACTTTGTCCGCGTTGTGGCCGGTACGCGCCCCGAGGAGCTGGTAGCATGA
- a CDS encoding TlpA disulfide reductase family protein, which yields MKSILLGLALAAEIAISSLTPASAAESVYELSFADLQRNPAPLEQYHGKLLLLNFWATWCPPCIREMPSMTRLQQHFDSTDLAVVAVNVGESPEAIANFRQQLDTPLAFEILLDESGSAFQELGIPGLPMSYLYDREGTLLETVTGGHEWDSPERIAQIKAWLKP from the coding sequence ATGAAGTCGATCCTGCTGGGCCTCGCCCTTGCCGCTGAAATTGCCATTAGCAGCCTGACGCCCGCCAGCGCGGCCGAATCGGTATACGAACTGAGCTTTGCCGATCTGCAGCGCAACCCTGCGCCACTGGAGCAATACCACGGCAAGCTGCTGCTGCTGAATTTCTGGGCCACCTGGTGCCCACCCTGCATCCGCGAAATGCCTTCCATGACACGGTTACAACAGCACTTCGACAGCACTGATCTGGCGGTGGTCGCGGTGAACGTCGGTGAAAGTCCCGAGGCGATAGCCAACTTCAGGCAGCAGCTGGATACACCGCTGGCCTTTGAGATACTGCTGGATGAGTCGGGCAGCGCCTTTCAGGAACTGGGCATTCCCGGACTGCCGATGAGCTACCTGTATGATCGAGAGGGCACGCTGCTGGAAACCGTAACCGGCGGCCACGAATGGGACTCGCCGGAGCGCATTGCGCAGATCAAAGCCTGGCTGAAGCCATGA
- a CDS encoding ABC transporter permease — MMLRYVFRRVLMMIPTLIVISVLVFTIIQLPPGDYLTTMVNELQAQGENVNQERVAYLREQYGLDRSGVEQYFHWVWGMLHGDMGHSFEHDKPVNEVVGDRMYLTMLVAFVTTLFVYVMSFPIGVYSAVRQYSIGDFTLSFIGFIGLATPNFLLALVLMYMAKAYFGTDIGGLMDAQYIDQPWTTDKVMSVLAHLWVPVLVIGTSGTAGMIRRLRANLLDELHKQYVVTAKAKGLGPIKVLVKYPLRMALNPFIADIGNLLPEMISGAVIVSVVLGLETTGPMLLKALQSQDMYLAGSFLMFISLLTVFGTLISDLALAVLDPRIRLDGGRNR; from the coding sequence ATGATGCTGAGATATGTCTTTCGCCGAGTGCTGATGATGATTCCGACACTGATCGTGATCAGTGTGCTGGTGTTTACCATCATCCAGCTGCCCCCGGGCGACTATCTGACCACCATGGTCAACGAGCTGCAGGCCCAGGGCGAAAACGTCAATCAGGAGCGGGTAGCCTACCTGCGCGAACAGTACGGTCTTGATCGCTCCGGTGTTGAGCAGTATTTCCACTGGGTCTGGGGCATGCTGCACGGCGATATGGGTCATTCCTTCGAGCATGACAAACCGGTCAACGAGGTGGTCGGGGATCGGATGTATCTGACCATGCTGGTGGCCTTCGTGACGACGCTGTTCGTCTATGTAATGTCCTTCCCCATTGGTGTCTATTCCGCCGTACGCCAGTACAGCATTGGCGATTTTACGCTGTCATTTATCGGTTTTATTGGTCTTGCGACCCCCAATTTCCTGCTCGCGCTGGTGCTTATGTACATGGCGAAGGCCTATTTTGGCACCGATATCGGCGGCCTGATGGATGCCCAGTACATTGACCAGCCCTGGACCACGGACAAGGTCATGTCGGTGCTGGCGCATCTCTGGGTGCCGGTGCTGGTAATAGGCACCTCAGGCACCGCTGGCATGATCCGGCGCCTGCGGGCCAACCTGCTGGATGAGCTGCACAAGCAATATGTGGTGACCGCCAAGGCCAAGGGCCTGGGGCCGATCAAGGTGCTGGTCAAGTATCCGCTGCGCATGGCGCTGAATCCCTTTATCGCCGATATCGGTAACCTGCTGCCTGAAATGATCTCAGGTGCGGTTATCGTCTCGGTGGTGCTGGGGCTCGAAACCACAGGGCCCATGCTGCTCAAGGCGCTGCAGTCGCAGGATATGTATCTGGCGGGCAGCTTCCTGATGTTTATTTCGTTGCTGACGGTTTTCGGCACCCTGATTTCGGACCTGGCGCTGGCGGTACTTGATCCGCGTATTCGCCTCGACGGGGGGCGCAATCGATGA
- the tusC gene encoding sulfurtransferase complex subunit TusC, translating to MSTSKRFLVISRRPPYGSSHARDALDAALTTAVFEQPVSMLFLDDGVYQLLQAQQPAGIQQKNLGATLSALPMYDIDQLYVCDSALRSRGLSPDDCLLPVQLLDSDAIAQLIRNHDVVLSF from the coding sequence ATGAGTACAAGCAAACGCTTTCTGGTGATTAGCCGTCGCCCGCCCTATGGCAGCAGTCATGCACGGGATGCGCTGGATGCAGCGCTGACCACTGCAGTATTCGAGCAGCCCGTCAGCATGCTATTTCTCGATGACGGCGTCTATCAGCTGCTGCAGGCGCAACAACCCGCCGGCATCCAGCAAAAAAACCTGGGCGCAACGCTTAGCGCCCTGCCGATGTACGATATTGATCAGCTGTACGTCTGCGACAGCGCCCTGCGCAGCCGCGGACTCAGCCCTGACGACTGCCTGCTGCCGGTCCAGTTGCTCGACAGTGACGCCATTGCACAACTGATTCGCAACCACGATGTGGTACTGAGTTTTTGA